A stretch of DNA from Oligoflexus sp.:
GATCAAACTCTAAAGTTTAAATCCTAGACGAGCCGAAGCTCGCTTTTTTTTATTTTAACCCGACATCTCAACCGAAGTTGAAACATCAGAATTGACGTTCGCGCTTCTTCTTTCTGTCTTCTATTCAGTTTTCAAAGAACCGGTCTGCTTTGTACTCTTCGAAGGTCTGATTCGTCAAGGATTTTCTTGTCTTATCTTTTCTTCGTTTGCGTTCATCGCCGCCGTGAAGAAGGGTTATACGGATTCACCCCGTGCTCGTCAACACCCATTGCAGTTTTTTTTAAGAAGGATTTAAAAAACTTCGAAAGCCCTGCGGTGCAAGGATTTCATCATAACGTCAATTTTACTTTGAAGTTTGAGGACGCGTTCAATGCGCGAATGGCGCCGTTATTCAGGCAGTTTTTTTGCGGAGGTCGGGGAAGATGGCCAGAAACCTTTTCTTCTCGTCTTCGGCTGTATACTGGCGGAATGTATAGCTCTTTATATCGGAAGTGACCTTCTCCAACTCGTCTATGGTGCAACGCTGATCATAATCTATGAGTACATAGTTGAGTCCGGTCTGCAGAATCTTGAGCGACATCACCACATGTTCTAACTTTTGCGCGATCACATCTTCTGATGAAAGCGCGCCAATAATACCGAAGATGGTGTTCTTGAGTTCATCGTCTACGGTATTGAGCGTGTCCATTTCCGTCTTGAACCGGCCAGCGAATCTATTGATGCGGTTTTTGACCAGAACTTCCGGTTCAGCTGAAGTCAGCTGCTCCAGGTCCTGACCTTTGGCGTAACGCTCGGATGTTTCCTCGAAAATCTCATCCACGACCTTCTGCATGTCCTGAATCAGAATTTCCGTTTCCATATCCGGGTTCACATAAGTGGACTCCAAGACCTTTTCGGCATGCTGACGCCTGTCTTCCGTGGCGGTGCTGATACCAGCCACGCCCTGCATGACAGTTTCCACGGTGTTGACCATAGTCTCGCGAATGTTCAGCAGCTGCCCTTCGAGCAGCTGCGTGTACTGCGCCAGAAAGCCTACAAGGTAAGCGCTGGGATCCTCTTTTTCCGACATCACGGCCCCCGGGGAGTCTTAGCCTGCGATCTTGGTGACTGCGGCGACCAATTGATCGGGTTGGAAGGGCTTCACCAGCCAGCCTTTGGCTCCGGCGGCCTTGGCTCTTTGAATCAGATCCGAAGCACCTTCGGTCGTCAGCATGATCACGGGAACCGTGCTGCCTTCCGCCTTCAGTTTTTCGACCATTTCCAGGCCGTTCATGTTGGGCATATTCACGTCGCTGATGACCATCGCCACATCTTTGTTGGCTTTCAGCTTTTCGATGCCGTCGGCGCCGTCTTCGGCTTCGATGACTTCGTAGCCGCCTTTGGTCAGCGTAAAGCTCACTTGCTGGCGAATGGTTTTCGAGTCGTCCACGATCATGATCTTCTTACCCATGAAATCCTCCTTAGGGGGCGAACCTTAGCTGACACGCTTCATTTCTTTCGGATGACCGAAGATTTTATGAAAAATCAGTCGTTCATCTTCACTCGTATAACTCAGATAGACCTGGGTCAGGACCCGGTTGCGGAAAAGCTTGATGGCATCCGCTCTGGCGTTAAGCTTGTAATTCGCCAGAAGCGTCCCCAGCTCCACCTGCAAATGATTCATACCGGCAATGATATGACTCAGCCGCTGGGCGATCACATCATCCACCGAAACCGCCCCGATGATCTGGGCGATCAGATTCTGCAGATCACGATCCAGGCCGCTGATCGCTTCCATGTGCTTGGAAAAGATCCCGCCGGTCCGCATCAACTTATTCTCCAGGTAATCCTTACGCTGCGAATCAGTTGCTTCGCCGGCGAGGATGGCCTCTTCGTTCTTTTCCAACTCCTTGCTGGAGGAGCTGACAAAATCCTGGGATTTCTTATCTTTGATCAGGACTTCATTGGCTTTTATCTTCTTCTCGTCAGCCACCTGGCTCATGGATGTCACCGAATTCATCACATCCGCCACGGTTTTTTCCATCAGCATGCGAATGGAAACCAGCTGCTGTTCAGTCAGCAACGTGAAATCCCGCAGGAAATCCACGAGAATTTTCGAAGCAACGAAACTGTCCTTACTCTCAACCACGTTTGTCTCCATCTGACCCAGGACGTATCGGATTCGGGCATGGGGTCTTGAATAAAAGCGCTCAGAAATTCGACTAAAAACATGATAAGATGGTAAACTTTACCCGTTTTCCATCCGGCAAATGTCCCGGCGTCAGGTTTTTGACAAGGCCGCGTCCTGAAAATGTTCGTGCTATACTCAGGTTTGATGCGACTCCATTCCCCTACTGCTGCGAGTTCCCAAGAGTGAAGACCAATATTCTCGAATTCTTTTACGAACATGTGGATGAAGATGACTGGCTCACGGGCCTCGACCTCTATACCTCGGGAAAGGTGGAGCAAATCAAAGCCATGCACGGCTTGATTACCGCGCGTATCAGCTCAAACGGCGGGCGCGGGGAAGAAACACGTCTGAAAATTCACCCCAACGGCCACTGCATTCAGTGGATCGAGTGCACCTGCAAGAAAAATCGCACCGGCGGCCAATACTGTGAACACCTGGCATCCTTCATGATCTCGATTGACCGTGAAAAACCGGAGCTGCTGGCCTCGCTTGATAATCGGATGCCACTCAAGCACCCTGTGGCCGTGCGTCGTAAAAATATCAAAGCCCAGATTGAAGGGGAAAAACGCGACCGCGGAGAAGGGGCTGCCCAGACCATTTTGAGCCACCTCAAAGGGAATATTCAAAGCGTACGTCTGCTCGCGAATGGACCCACGATGAAGGTGCGTCTGGAAATTAAGCCCGGCGAGTATACCAACTACCACCTTGAATTGGATGACGCCGCGAAGTTTTTGCAGAGCCATCCCAAACTCACCACAGCCAGTGATGAGATTAAGGCGCTCAAGGTCTTTAATGTCACAGCCATTCGGGGTACGCGGATTTATCAGGAAGATGATGAAAAAGTCGTCGCGGAACGCGTGGTGGTGATTCCGCATCCGCCCGCCGCCTTCAATCGTCTGCAGGAAAAGGACAATCCGCATTCCATCTTTCCCGAAGCGCATAAGATGCTGACCCGTCTGGAGCCCAAGGGCAAGGATGGGTACTTTGAATTCGTGTCCCTGAAAGCCGGGCACAAGTATCTGGGGAAAGAATACTTCTATCTGCCCGAGCGCGGCTTCTGGAAGCTGACCGATGGCGATGTCAGTTCCCTTTGGAACGATCTGCCGATTCGCAAGGTCTTTAAAGAGGATGCCTCCGCGAATTTCATCCAGGACAACTTCTTTGAATACATCAATGAAGGCCCGATCTGGCTCGACCAGAACCTGAAGGGCGCTGCGATCGAAAGCACGCCGCAGCTGACCGAGATTCGCATCCACAAGGCCGCTGATGGCTGGTTCTTCCTTGATCCGCGCTATCAGAGCGGGCAGGAATCCATTTCCATGCTGGATCTCGTCACGCAGTTCAAAAAGAAAAAGCGGAATTATATTCGCCAGGGTGAAAAGTGGATCAAGATCCCGGACTTTGTGAAGGATCACAACTGGGAAACGGATGAAACCGGAAAATTCCTGAAGGTGAGTTCGCTGGGACTGATGCGGCTCAAGGCGGCGGTCGGTGATTTCGATCAGTTCGTCGGATCGAAGAAGGTCTTGAATCAGATTCGGAATCAGCTGGAGTTCAAGAACAACATCAAGGTTCCCAGCCTGACCCATACGAAGCTGAAGCTGCGGGAATACCAGTTCACGGGCGTTCAGTGGATGTGGTGGCTCTATGAGAATAAGCTCCATGGACTGCTGGCGGATGAGATGGGCCTCGGGAAGACCCACCAGGCCATGGGTCTGATGTCGGCCATCCAATCGCGCAAAGAGAAGTCCTATTTCATCGTGATCGCCCCGACCACGGTTTTGGATCACTGGGAGGACAAGGTCCTGGCCTTCTGCCCGAATCTTAAAGTGTTCAAACACCATGGGCCGAAGCGCAGCCAGAATATTAAAAAGATGATGGAAACGCACGACCTCATGATCACGAGCTACGGCGTTCTTCTGAGGGACGCCAAGCAGCTGCAGGCGATCAACTGGGACGCCATCATTCTGGATGAAGCGCATTTTGTGAAGAATCAGGACACCGCCACCTACCAGGCGGTCTGCACCCTGACGGCGGACATTCGCATCTGCTTGACCGGCACTCCCATCGAAAACCATCTGGGCGAGATGAAGAATCTCTTCGACTTCCTCGTCCCGGGATACCTGGGATCGGATGAATACTTCCGCCGCAATTTCATGCAGCCGATTGAAAAAAATGGCGAGCCTGAAACCGAGCTGGCTCTGCAGAAGCTGATCCATCCCTTTAAAATGCGGCGCAATAAGGCCAACGTTCTTCATGATCTGCCGGAAAAGGTCGAGGACATCCGGCACTGCACGCTTTCGAATGATCAAATCAAGATCTATCGTGAAGTCCTGGAGCTCAAGGCCCGGCCTATCCTGGAAACACTGAAGGACGAAAACGCTGCCGTTCCTTATCTGCATGTGTTCGCGGTCCTGACGCTTCTGAAGCAGGTCTGTAACCACCCGCTGCTGGTCCATCCAGGCAAGCTGGATCAGTATGAAAGCGGCAAGTTTGAAGTGCTGAAGGAGATTCTGACGGAAGCCTTGGATAGCGGGCATAAGGTCGTGATCTATAGCCAGTATGTGGAGATGATTCGCCTCATCAGCCAGTATCTGGAGCAGCAGAGCATCGGCCACGCGATCCTCACGGGTCAAACGAAGAACCGCGGCAAGGTCATCGAAACCTTCCAGACTGATCCGAACTGCAAGATCTTCGTTGGTTCGCTGCTGGCGGGCGGCATCGGTATTGATCTGACCGCAGCGTCCGTGGTCGTCCACTACGATCGCTGGTGGAACGCGAGCAAGGAGAATCAGGCGACCGACCGCGTGTACCGCATCGGCCAGAACAAGAACGTTCAGGTGCTGAAGCTCGTCACGCGCGGAACGCTGGAAGAAAAGATTGATGCGCTCATCAATACCAAGAAGGAACTTTTCGAGAAGTTCATGGATCGTGATGAAGAAATCTTCAAGACCCTGACCCGCAGTCAGCTGATCGATCTTCTGCAGTAGGTAAGCAGGCGGGAGCGAAGGGCGAGAAAATCCTCGCCCCTTCTTTTAGGCTGCCGGCGACAGCTTACGCTCATGCTTCAGGATACTGTTCTGGATCAGGGTGATCTCATCCAGGATCTTTTGCATGGAATCATAGAGAGTCTTATAGGTCTTCTCATCCTTTGCGCGCGCCAACTGGCTGCTCGTGATGTAGGCTTTGAAGTTGAGGCTCGTCAGACGGATGATGGCATCACGGATATACTTCTCGCGCAGGGCATTCCGGGCATGCGTGAGCAAGACGTCGGCTTCGAAGGGTTTCTCCAAAAACGCAAAAGCACCCATATTGAGAATCGAGATCACATCCCGGCGTTCCGCTGCGGCCGAAACGAATATCACCTGCACCGTGCTGTCACTGCTCCGAATCTTTTCGATGAGCTGAAGGCCGTTCATCTGGGGCATCATGAAGTCTGTGATCAGAAGATCAATCGACTGATCCATCATGATGGCGAGTGCCTGCTTTCCATCATGAGCCGTCAGGACGTCAACGTCCAGATCCTCAAGATAGGAGGCGAAGACTTTGGTCAGGCTCACCTCATCATCGACGATCAGGACCTTGGGCTTTCTGGAGTCCGCATGCTGGATGGCCGGGGGCGGCGCGACCTCTGCTTTTTGCTCTTTCATGGGACGCGAGGGTGAAGGCTCAGGTTTTTTCACCCGGGCCGCAGGTTCATCCTCAAAGAAACCGAAACTCGCCACGGTTTCCGTCCGAGCCGCAGGACTGGGTCGGCCGGGAACGCGGCAAACGGCATTGATGCGTTTCAGGATGGCCGCGGTATCGGCGACATAAAGGCTATCGTTTTTCAACTCAGTCGCCCAGGCCTTAAGAACGTCATGCACATCAAACATGAGGGCGATGACCTCAGGGGTCAGCTTCACGACCCGACTTCGTATGAGCGAGAGCATGTTCTCATACTCATGAGCGAAGCGGCTGAGGTGATCAAAGCCAGCGACATAGCCGCTGCCTTTGATCGTGTGAGAAATCCGAAAGATGAGATCGATCATCTCGATGCTTTCGCCCTCCCGCTCCAGGGTCAAACAGGCAATCTCAGCTTCGGCCATAAGCTCAGAGACTTCGTAAAGGAATTCATCTTCCAGTTTGCTGCCGTCGTAGGTCAAGGTCGCCTCCCGCTATTCAAAATAAATCACTGAGTTTTTGCCGTGAAATTCCAGAATAAACTGGGAACCTTTTCCCGCAGTCGTCCTGGCCCGAATGATCCCCCCAACCGATTCCACCGTGTTCTTCACCATATCCATGCCCACCCCACGCCCTGAGATGCTGCTCACCGCAGAAGCGGTACTGAAGCCGGGCTGGAAAATAATGCTGATCAGCTCCTCTTCGCTCATGCGATTGACCTGATCCTGGGTGTGGAGCTTTCGATTCACGGCATGGGCTGCGACCCTCTGCAGATTGATGCCATCGCCATCATCCTCGACGGTGACGGTCAATCCATCATCCGTCCGCACGGCGGCGACATGAATGGTGCCCGTCGGGCTCTTGCCGCTGGCCTGTCGCGCTTCAGGACTTTCGATACCGTGATCTATGCTGTTCCGAATGAGATGGATCAAGGAGTTGCCGAGGACCGAAGCAATCGTGTTGTCGACCCGGATGTCCTCGCCTGTGATCACCAGCTGGATGCTCTTGGCCAGAGTTCGACTCAAATCATGCACAATCCGTGAATAAGGCCGGAAAACGGAACGAAGGGGGACACAGCGCACCTCTTCAAGATTGACGAGGATCTCCTCTTCGGTGGTCTGGAGCTGGGTCACGAGCGCATCAATCTCGTGAATTTTCTCGTCCAGGTTCTCCTTGTCGAGACTTCGAATCAGGGCATGGCACTTCTTCTGATTTTCCAGCATCAGCGACACGTAGTATGTGAGTTTGCTGAGGGCTTCGATCGGCACATTGATGGTCCGGGTGCCCTGGGTGCGCGACGTGCGGGCCGTGGTCGAATCCTGATCATTCTCCCGCGCAGGATTCGTGGAGGTGATATCCTGGTCCAGGGCATGAAAATCAGCAATCCACTGATTCACATCAAAGTTGAGCCGCTGGCCTTTGGTGATGGAGTCCACCAGCGCCACAATACGGTCGTATCCTTCGAGCAGGATTCTGGCGGACGCATGATTCACGACCCGGATTCCGCCATCAATCTCGCTCAACAGCTCTTCGTAAGCATGCACATAGGTTTCAAACTCCCGCCAGCGGGTGACGCGGCTGGAGCCCTTGATGGTATGAATGCAACGAAAGAGGCGCTTGAGGGCGTTCATGTTGGAAGGATGGGCTTCCAGCTCCAGAATCGCTGATTCGACATCTTCCAAAAGTTCGTTGCATTCCAATATGAAGGCGGTTTTGACTTCCTCTTCAATGTCCAGATCGACTTTTCGATTGTACTTTTGGATCGTGTCGCGAATATCGTCCAGAAGATATTCGGAAATCACCCGCTTTATTTTCAGCGATATAATCTGATCCATCTCGTCCAGCCTGACCATGCCGGGGATCTTGATGACGGTCGGCACATCATCAAACTGGTTCATGATCGAGCCACGAATGGCAAAGGCATCCATGGCCGGGGGGCTATGGTCCATGAACACCATCACGATCCGATGCGCCTCTTCATTCAGGAACTGCACCAGATCTTCGGATTTTTTGAAGAATGCACAAGCAAAACCTTCGGCTGCAGAAGCATGCAGCAATAGATCCTGCGCTGCAGCATCCGTTCCCAGATAGGCGATCTTGAATGCATCTTTATTCAATTTTATTGTCCTGCAAGGTATCCATCGCTTTTAAGGCTGACCTTTTAATTTTATTATATACTAACGCCTTGAAAATTTGATGATCCATGGGAAAGGGAGACGCTTTGCTTCACAAAATCCTGGTCGTTGATGATGAGCCGCTGATCCAATCCATCCTGGCAGAAGAGTTTGAGGAAGCTGGCTACGAAGTGCGCAAAGCCTCCAGCGGCAGCGAAGCGTTTCAAACCCTGACAGAAGATAAAGTGGATCTCATCGTGTCGGATGTGAAAATGCCCGGCATGAGTGGAATTGATCTTTTGCTCAAAATCCAGAGTCATTTGCCACAGCCCCCACCCATGGTCCTGGTTTCCGCGTTTTCAGAAACCACAGCTCAGGAGGCCTACCACGAAGGCGCCCAGGGCGTGTTCGCCAAACCTATCGACTATGAGGCCCTGAGCAAAACCGTGCGCAGAAGGCTTCTGCCCATGCGCGAGCAGTATCAGGAGAAGGACACTCTGGGTCGAACCTCGTTTACCTTGGAATGCAGCCTGACCGAACTGGATGAGACTTTGCACACACCAAGCTGCAGCATAGGCCGCGGAGGATTCTTCCTGCATATGCCCCAGCAGTTTCCGAGGTCGGGCGAGGTCATTTCTTTCAAGATCGCCTTTGGCGAGAAGGGCTGCATTCTGGAAGGCCAGGGCCTTGTTCGCTGGGTTCGTTCGCGTGCAGAAGGCGATGCGAAAAGCGGGATTGGCGTGGAATTCAACTATCTGACGGCCGCATCCCTTGATACTTTTGAGACTCTGATAGAAAAGATCACGAGGCCATTCATCCCGCTGACTTAAGGATTTCCGGCTTCAACACGATGGCCATCGTCACATCTCCGTTGATATGCTTCTTCTCATTTTCGAATGAGGCCCTCAGAACGAGAATCCGCCCCTCTGATCCTGAGCTCACGTCCTGCAGCCGTCCGACTGGGCAATGCCCGAACGAGGGAAGGCCACCGGCGAGCTTCATCTGGAGAGGGCCTGCGAGACGCGCCAGGCAGGCGTTCATCATGATATTTGTGACCTCGGCGATCACATCGGGTTTTTCGCGATCAAGCTCAGTCGCATCGCTGGTCGATTTCAGAATCGCCCCCACGAGCTTTCGCGCTTCGCCCTCCTTGAAGATGAGGCCCGCGTAACCGATCGGGACATTGTGATCCAGGACTTCAAGCAGGCAGCAGTCCTCGGCTCCCTTTTCGTAGCTCTTTTCATCAGCGCCCGAAGAATGCAGGTGGATGGATACGGGCGTAAACCCGAACATCTCATCAAAATTCGTCAGCTCGCCGAGCTGCTCACTGGCTGTGGCAAGGCCGTCGCAGAAGGCATCTGAGATTTCGCGGAAATTTTGGATTATGCCTGATTTCACGCAGAAATCCTTCTTTGAAACTGAAGGACAGCACGAAGCTTTTCTTCATTGACCGGCTTTTGGCAAAAGTGCATCCCCTCCGGAATCGTCTGCGAGTGCGTGGTGAAGGCCGATGATGCGGTGAGGATGACAATGCGTTCGTAGGGAATGATCGCGCGAATTTTCTCAGCAAGCTCAAGCCCGTTCATCTCGGGCATATTGAAATCAATGATGGCAAGGTCATAGGTCGAACCCTGGCTTTGTACCAGTTCCAATGCCTTGCTGGGCAGATAGGCTGGGATGACGTTCACATCAGGATCAATTTCACGCAGCATCTCGATCGTCCGATTACAGGTGAATTTGCTGTCATCAACCAATAGTACCGTCGTCATGGATGCTCCTGTTCCCATTAAGCGGATTTCTGTGCCGACTGCCGCAGCGGAAGATCTATGACAAACGTCGTATTCGGCCGCGCCGCATCATAGTAGAATTCGCCGCCGTGATCCTCGACAATGCCTTTGGAAATGCTGAGGCCGAGGCCGGTCCCCTTGCCTATGCCTTTGGTCGTGAAGAACGGAAGGAACATCTTTTCCTGATTGACCTTGTCGATGCCCTTGCCGCTGTCCGTGACCACGATGATGACCCGATCCCTTTGCCTCGCGACCTCAATTCGAATCCATCGCTCATCCAGGCCGAGCACAGCGTCCTTGGCATTATTCAGAAGGTTCAGAAGAACCTGGGACATCTGCACCTGGCGACATTCAATCTGAAGGTTATCCGGCATGTCCGGCACCTCCAGGAGGATGCCGGCAGTTTTGAAGCGCTCACCGCAGAGATTCATGGTGTCTTCAACGATGGATTTAAGGTTGGCGACAAAGAAATCATCCTTGTCACCCGAGCGCGAGATGGCTTTCAGTCCTTTGATGATCTTTGAAACCCGCATCGTCGTCGATTCGATTTCCTGAAGGATGGACGTGATGCTTTTATCCGCATCCAGATTGGCCTTCAGCAGCTTTTTCTTCAGCTGAAAACTCAGGCCATGAATGATCGCGATGGGATTATTGATCTCATGAGCGATGCCACCGGCCATTTCCCCCAGCGCAGAGAGTTTGGAGGCCGTGGCGAGCTGGGCTTTCTGGGCGTTCAGCTGCTGCTCGGCTTCGCGAATCCCAGTGATGTCCTTGGCGAAGGCGACGAAGAGGAGACCCAGCTTGTCCTTGTTCTCGATGAAGGATCCAGAAAGAATGACGATTCGGGAATGGCCATCCCGCGTTTTCAGGCTCAGTTCCACATCCTTGACCTTGGTCCGATGCAGATTCTGATTTTGCGCCGACCACATTTCAAGGTTCTTAGGCTGGATGACGAAGTCGAGGAAGGATCGTCCGACCAGCTCGCTTTCCTCATAGCCCAGCATGGACTTGGCCGTGGCGTTGACTTCAGACAGGCGATAGTCGGTGTCCATGATGAACATCATTTCCTGGATGGATTCGATGATCTTGCCGATGTAATCACGCGTCTGGGCCAGGTACTTCTCACGTTCAGAACCCGCGCTCTGGTCGGTGACTTCCAAAAAGCAGAAGCGATCCTTGCCTATCGTTTGAGAGCGGATCACGACCCGTTGAGTCATGAGAGTTTTCTTGGCGCTCTTTCGGTAGAGGGGCAAGGGATTGGGATGAAAGGTTTGGGACAGGAGGGTGCTTTTCCCCTGGGTCAGGGCCTGGGTGATGGCTTTGCAGCAGGCGCAGTCATTGGTCAGATTGAAGACTTCCCAAAGTGTCTTGCCGAGCGCATCGGCCTCGCTGATGCCGCTGTATTTGGCAATCCATCGGTTCCAAAAG
This window harbors:
- a CDS encoding response regulator — protein: MGKKIMIVDDSKTIRQQVSFTLTKGGYEVIEAEDGADGIEKLKANKDVAMVISDVNMPNMNGLEMVEKLKAEGSTVPVIMLTTEGASDLIQRAKAAGAKGWLVKPFQPDQLVAAVTKIAG
- a CDS encoding DEAD/DEAH box helicase is translated as MKTNILEFFYEHVDEDDWLTGLDLYTSGKVEQIKAMHGLITARISSNGGRGEETRLKIHPNGHCIQWIECTCKKNRTGGQYCEHLASFMISIDREKPELLASLDNRMPLKHPVAVRRKNIKAQIEGEKRDRGEGAAQTILSHLKGNIQSVRLLANGPTMKVRLEIKPGEYTNYHLELDDAAKFLQSHPKLTTASDEIKALKVFNVTAIRGTRIYQEDDEKVVAERVVVIPHPPAAFNRLQEKDNPHSIFPEAHKMLTRLEPKGKDGYFEFVSLKAGHKYLGKEYFYLPERGFWKLTDGDVSSLWNDLPIRKVFKEDASANFIQDNFFEYINEGPIWLDQNLKGAAIESTPQLTEIRIHKAADGWFFLDPRYQSGQESISMLDLVTQFKKKKRNYIRQGEKWIKIPDFVKDHNWETDETGKFLKVSSLGLMRLKAAVGDFDQFVGSKKVLNQIRNQLEFKNNIKVPSLTHTKLKLREYQFTGVQWMWWLYENKLHGLLADEMGLGKTHQAMGLMSAIQSRKEKSYFIVIAPTTVLDHWEDKVLAFCPNLKVFKHHGPKRSQNIKKMMETHDLMITSYGVLLRDAKQLQAINWDAIILDEAHFVKNQDTATYQAVCTLTADIRICLTGTPIENHLGEMKNLFDFLVPGYLGSDEYFRRNFMQPIEKNGEPETELALQKLIHPFKMRRNKANVLHDLPEKVEDIRHCTLSNDQIKIYREVLELKARPILETLKDENAAVPYLHVFAVLTLLKQVCNHPLLVHPGKLDQYESGKFEVLKEILTEALDSGHKVVIYSQYVEMIRLISQYLEQQSIGHAILTGQTKNRGKVIETFQTDPNCKIFVGSLLAGGIGIDLTAASVVVHYDRWWNASKENQATDRVYRIGQNKNVQVLKLVTRGTLEEKIDALINTKKELFEKFMDRDEEIFKTLTRSQLIDLLQ
- a CDS encoding response regulator — its product is MTYDGSKLEDEFLYEVSELMAEAEIACLTLEREGESIEMIDLIFRISHTIKGSGYVAGFDHLSRFAHEYENMLSLIRSRVVKLTPEVIALMFDVHDVLKAWATELKNDSLYVADTAAILKRINAVCRVPGRPSPAARTETVASFGFFEDEPAARVKKPEPSPSRPMKEQKAEVAPPPAIQHADSRKPKVLIVDDEVSLTKVFASYLEDLDVDVLTAHDGKQALAIMMDQSIDLLITDFMMPQMNGLQLIEKIRSSDSTVQVIFVSAAAERRDVISILNMGAFAFLEKPFEADVLLTHARNALREKYIRDAIIRLTSLNFKAYITSSQLARAKDEKTYKTLYDSMQKILDEITLIQNSILKHERKLSPAA
- a CDS encoding chemotaxis protein CheA gives rise to the protein MNKDAFKIAYLGTDAAAQDLLLHASAAEGFACAFFKKSEDLVQFLNEEAHRIVMVFMDHSPPAMDAFAIRGSIMNQFDDVPTVIKIPGMVRLDEMDQIISLKIKRVISEYLLDDIRDTIQKYNRKVDLDIEEEVKTAFILECNELLEDVESAILELEAHPSNMNALKRLFRCIHTIKGSSRVTRWREFETYVHAYEELLSEIDGGIRVVNHASARILLEGYDRIVALVDSITKGQRLNFDVNQWIADFHALDQDITSTNPARENDQDSTTARTSRTQGTRTINVPIEALSKLTYYVSLMLENQKKCHALIRSLDKENLDEKIHEIDALVTQLQTTEEEILVNLEEVRCVPLRSVFRPYSRIVHDLSRTLAKSIQLVITGEDIRVDNTIASVLGNSLIHLIRNSIDHGIESPEARQASGKSPTGTIHVAAVRTDDGLTVTVEDDGDGINLQRVAAHAVNRKLHTQDQVNRMSEEELISIIFQPGFSTASAVSSISGRGVGMDMVKNTVESVGGIIRARTTAGKGSQFILEFHGKNSVIYFE
- a CDS encoding response regulator, translating into MLHKILVVDDEPLIQSILAEEFEEAGYEVRKASSGSEAFQTLTEDKVDLIVSDVKMPGMSGIDLLLKIQSHLPQPPPMVLVSAFSETTAQEAYHEGAQGVFAKPIDYEALSKTVRRRLLPMREQYQEKDTLGRTSFTLECSLTELDETLHTPSCSIGRGGFFLHMPQQFPRSGEVISFKIAFGEKGCILEGQGLVRWVRSRAEGDAKSGIGVEFNYLTAASLDTFETLIEKITRPFIPLT
- a CDS encoding response regulator; protein product: MTTVLLVDDSKFTCNRTIEMLREIDPDVNVIPAYLPSKALELVQSQGSTYDLAIIDFNMPEMNGLELAEKIRAIIPYERIVILTASSAFTTHSQTIPEGMHFCQKPVNEEKLRAVLQFQRRISA
- a CDS encoding PAS domain S-box protein translates to MNALVNVDVLRAAVLSADYGCIIIDASEQICFWNRWIAKYSGISEADALGKTLWEVFNLTNDCACCKAITQALTQGKSTLLSQTFHPNPLPLYRKSAKKTLMTQRVVIRSQTIGKDRFCFLEVTDQSAGSEREKYLAQTRDYIGKIIESIQEMMFIMDTDYRLSEVNATAKSMLGYEESELVGRSFLDFVIQPKNLEMWSAQNQNLHRTKVKDVELSLKTRDGHSRIVILSGSFIENKDKLGLLFVAFAKDITGIREAEQQLNAQKAQLATASKLSALGEMAGGIAHEINNPIAIIHGLSFQLKKKLLKANLDADKSITSILQEIESTTMRVSKIIKGLKAISRSGDKDDFFVANLKSIVEDTMNLCGERFKTAGILLEVPDMPDNLQIECRQVQMSQVLLNLLNNAKDAVLGLDERWIRIEVARQRDRVIIVVTDSGKGIDKVNQEKMFLPFFTTKGIGKGTGLGLSISKGIVEDHGGEFYYDAARPNTTFVIDLPLRQSAQKSA